In the genome of Odocoileus virginianus isolate 20LAN1187 ecotype Illinois chromosome 17, Ovbor_1.2, whole genome shotgun sequence, the window CTTGTTATTCCTCTGTACCTAGTTCTTATTTTAGGTACAGTTTGTGTTTTTGAGATACAGTCAGTTGAAAATGATTTCTAAAGGTCTGAATAGTGGACCTTCTTGGCACATCTACTTTATTTAATAGATTTTTCTGAGCAGTGTATAATAAAGATTTTATCACACTATTTAGCCAGTTAAGTATTATAATAGTGCATTATTAGAAATTAGGTGTTAGAAACTCTGAAACCTCTGTCTTaagaaactcttttttttaaatttgtgtacaAGGTTACTTTAGAAAACAGGGAAAGTCCCTTTCATTCTTATAGCTTccgtataaaattttaaatgactgtttGCTTATGTTTATGTTACTTTACGATCATGTACAGTCAAACATATTAAACTGAGGATTTAAAGCAGTAAGATATAgggaaaatatttcaagttttattattGGTACTGTATGATATTTAACCATTTATTTACTCAAAAAATGTAGACTTACCATTTATAGCCTCAAAATGtggaagtatttttatttctgtatctaaGACCATTTCTCCCACCAAggggaagactttttaaaaattgtgataaaaaatacataacatgCATTTACCCTCTTAAcagtttttaagtgtatagtacAGTACTATTAACTATTTACTAGCTGTTATGCACTGGATCtctagaattttttcatcttgcatGACTGAAGCTAAACCCACTCATTGAATAAAAACTCTTCGTTTACCCCTCTGTGCACCTCCTGCCAAccaccattctgttttctgttttagttCAGTTACTTTATATAactcacataagtggaatcatgccacatttgtcttttgtgtttagcttatttcacttagcataatgtccgcAAGGTTTGTCCGTGTTTTAACATAGGACAGAATTATCTCTTTTTAAGGATGAATAGTGTCCCATTGTGTGTATACACTGTGTCCATCTATCAGTGAACATTTAGCTCGTTCCTACATCTTGGCTTTTGTGAGTAATGCTGTAGTGAACATTGGTGTGTGCCAaaaactctttgagatcccgtttttaattcttttgtataTGTTCCCAgaattgggattgctggattatttggcaattctattcttaattttctaaGGAAATGCTATACTATTTGCCATGCTGGCAGCCACTTTATAGTCTTGTCAAAAATGTTCAAggaagggttccagtttctccaaacccttgccagcacttgttattttctaatttaaaatatatatatatatatatatatatatatatatacacatttggttatgctgggtcttagttgatgcacttgggatcttcagtcttctttGCAGCATTAGGGATCTTTAGTTGGagcctgtgaactcttagttgtggcatgtgaaatctagttcccaaaccagggattgaacctgggcccccctgcattgggagtgcagagtcttagctgctgagccaccagggaaatctctcttttctaatttttattagtgGTCATGCAGTGGGCTTGAGGTGATTTTGtgtggttttgattagcatttccctgatgattagtgatgttgagcattttatCATGTTCTTACTAGCCTATCTTCTTTGAAGTGTCTATTCatgtcctttgtccattttttaataatattcttttttttgtctgttaTTGAATTGTGAGAGTTCTTTATTGTGGACATTAACCCTGTATCCAGTGTATGGTTTGTAAATACTTTCTCTGTTCCATAGGTTGTCCTTCACTCTGTCGTTTACTGCACAGAAGTTCTTAGgtttgatgtagtctcatttgtctattttttcttttgttccttgtgCTTTTGATTCCATATGCAAGAAGTCATCACCTATTCCATTGTTACGTGTTCTCCTATcacagttttacagtttcaggtcttaatatttaggtctttaacacattttgagttaatttttgtgtattcctgtgtctgttttttaacCGTTAGTGAAATAGTGATTTAACTTTACTTGCCAACATGATTGCTTCTGTTTACAAAGTGGGCTTAGAGCTTCtgttttaacaaatattcatttcaAGAAACAGAGTTATCTGCTATTGGGTCAAAAAGATGTGTATAACAAACTAATTGCATGACATTGTAAGGGTAAATGCTATAATGATAAGTATAAGTCGGAGATAATAGGAATACAGGAAGGTTGAATTCTAGTTAATGGAAATTGCAAGAGGCTTTTTTAAGGATGGGTATGATTTAGGCAAATGGAGAAGGATGTGgaggagagtggggaggaggcagaaggaaaaaaagactttGTAGTAGGGACGCATCAGCTGCATACAAAGTAGTCCATTGTACATAGAAGCAACCGAAATGTTTGTTGATAGATGAGTGGATTAAGATGGTGTGTGTGCCCACGCATGTACACGGTGGAATACGACTCAGCCAGGAAAAAGAGTGACACCATGCCGTTTGCAGCAGcttggatggacctggagatggcCGTATTGTGTGCCTGGTTGCTCggttctgtctgactctctgtggctccctggactgcagcctgccaggctcctctgtccatggaattttctaggcaaaaataccgaagtgggttaccattttcttcctccacgggatcttcccaacccggggatcaaacctgcgtctcttgtgtctcctgcattagcaggtggattcttcaccacagagccacctgggaaaccccagagattatcatattaagtgaagtaaatcacaAAGGCAAATTCCATATggtaccacttacatgtggaatctaagatatgatacaaatcaacttacttacaaaacagaaacggactcacagacatagaaaacacacttatggttaccagagggggaagaaaataggggagggatgaattaggagtttgggattagcaggtacacacactgctgtgtataaaatagataaacaacaagatcctactgtataaaTCGCacaggaactgtattcaatattctgtaacaaaccattatggaaaagaatatggaaaagaacctgtgtgtgtgtgtgtatctgaatcactgtggtatacaccagaaactaacacagccttgtacatcagctatacttcagttaaagAGAAACGAAAGTCGTCCGTTTGcacatatatattgtgtgtggAGGGGCAGGGCAGTGCAGAGGGACCCTGAAGGGACAGGTGAGTCTTGGGGAGAAGTCTGGGAATAGTAGGTTGGGTAAGAGAAGAAAGCACCAGAGGCCTTAACGAGTTTGAACTTTATTTGTAGATAGTGGGGAGGTTTTTAAGCTGAGAGTGAAGTAatgagatgttttaaaaaattattttggtatGAGAGATGCATTAGCTCTAGTAAGAGTGGAAGCAGGGACACCTATTAGGAAGCTCGGCAATTTAAAACAGGGCAGAGTGAGTTGAGAAGTAACCTTCCTCAGTGTAAGAAAGAATTGATACCAATTGGCTCCACCCCTAAAAGCAGGAGTTGGAATTAACTGAGGAGGAGTTGGAATTAACTGAGGTTCCATCCTGGGTGACTGTGTGAATGGTGATTTCTTAACACCTATGGAAGAGAACATAGGAAGGGAACCATGTTGCCCTTGGTTTTGCACATCTGTGTTGTCCGCATTTTTCAGCATGGGTCTGGCCTTCCTTGAGCGGAGCTGTGGAGGTGACATGTTGATGGGAATTGCTCTGGGAGTAGATAAGCTCACCTGGATAGATGAGTTTAAATCACAGAAAGCAAAATTTCCTCATTCCCTCACAGTTGACCTTCTCAGAGAGTCAATTACTAATACTGTGAGCCTGGCTTTTTCACCTGACCGAATTCTTCCTTATTTTAGGAATTCAAAAATAGAAAGACCAgactctattttttcttttctgattgaaTGATGTTTAGTTTCTAGAAGGAAATGTTGTCGTCCTTCTACTTCACATGCTCTTCTGCACTTTTATCACATTATGTACACTTAAGTTGAAACCACATTTCTgcatatatgttgtatatattatttatgtgtgtgttgagaaacatactttttttttttttggtggagggaAGAATTTGACATTTTGGAAATCACCAGTAAACTAAAAATACATGTACCACTTTCCCATTCTTCTTGCCTTCCCCACGCTACATATTAATacttagctgctgctgctaagtcgcttcagttgtgtccgactctgtgcgaccctataggcggcagcccaccaggctcccctgtccctgggattctccaggcaagaacactggagtgggttgccatttccttctccagtgcatgaaagtgaaaagtgaaagtgaagtcgcttagttgtgtccgactcttagcgacctcatggactacagcccaacaggctcctccgtccatggaattttccaggcaggagtactggagtgggttgccattgccttctccaagaataCTTAGCTAGtgatgtatttattaaaatgtaaacatttgaaTCAAGGTTTACTGGTTGAAGATACCAACTATTTTCAGAGGCTGAAAGGAGAGGGATCCTGGAGCCACTGGTTGGTAGcctctgttgtttcatgtctgacCTGCATAGATAGCTTGTGAAGACATGTAGTCCTCGGTAACTAGTATCTTCTGGGCATGTGTTTTATGAACTAACAGGTATTTATCTGCTTCATTCTTTTAGGCCCATGTGTTTCTCTAGTTTAATAATCATTTGCAAGTGGAGAACTAGCTATAGCTTTGTAATCCTTAAATGTGTATTTACTTTATATGTGTGTGACTTCAGTGTgtggaggctttttttttaatgctctgtaTAGGAAGGGAGTGTCATTGTCTAGTACACTATTAAATACCTCATGAAATAATTACACCGCCAGttgttaattttgaaatttttcttttcaacaggTTTTGTACTGATTGCAAAAATAAAGTCCTGCGAGCCTATAATATCCTTATTGGTGAGCTTGATTGCAGCAAAGAGAAGGGCTACTGTGCTGCACTTTATGAAGGCTTGCGGTGCTGTCCACACGAGCGACACATTCATGTTTGCTGTGAGACAGACTTCATTGCACATCTTCTGGGTCGTGCTGAGCCAGAGTTCGCAGGAGGGTATGAGTATGTAATTTGCTAGAATGGGCTATCTAGCGCTTTGCTTCATTTTATCCTTCTGCCTCAGTACATATGTGTGTAAATTAAAGTGTGCCTGTacagattttgctttcttttaaatatgcatttagtTGAGtaaaaaaagggagaaagtatTGATCCATTGTCTGCTCATTGTTGCTTGAAATAGGAAGGCTTTTTGTGGCTTTCATTACTATAGCTTatcattttcacttgaaaatgATTAGAAGAGATTTTCTTCCTCCCCTTCATCCATGCATTTCcatgtttaaattttgtttataatgATGGTTTTTGCATAGGAAATGAGATCTTTGCAACAGGAGTTTAAGAAATACTTGACTGAATGTAATTCATGAACTGTGGATGTTATTATTAAATTACAAAGGAACCTAAAATTTTATCTCTGGCTTTGTTGTAAAAGTCAGGAAAAATTGTTCCCAGAATACATCGAACCCATTCCCCCTCTGTTTTGTGTATTAGTTGTCACTTGAGTGCGTATTTTTTGCTAGGCATTTAGAATACAAACACCACTTCTGTCACTGACGTATGTCATCATTTCTAGTAAAGACTAGCCTAGAGGGCTTTTGCCTAGGATTGAATCACTTGGCATTGTCTTCCTCCGTCCcccatcaaaaagaacaaaaaccaagTAGGCGTTTGTTATCATTGGAAGATGAACTGTCATGCCTGCCATGAGCTGGACACTTAAATATGTGACCTCTCTGTGCCCCCAAAAACATCTCTTTAGGGCCAGTTCCTGAATTACCTTCTCTTTAGCAATATTAGAACTAAGTTCTACCTGCATGTGTATTTTGCAttggtaatatacatgtgtacttgtgtatttatatatatgttgaGTTTGAATGTATAAACATCTTGATATTAGTTTGTTTACTAGATATGCAGATTATGGTTAAAACCTGAACCTGCAGAGAGGTGTTATCGATGTCTTAATGTTTCAGCTTAAGAGTTGTAGGAAACATGTGTGATTTATTCTCCTTtataggagaagagaaaggcatgcTAAGACAATAGATATAGCTCAAGAAGAAGTTCTGACCTGCTTGGGAATTCATCTTTATGAAAGACTGCATCGAATCTGGCAAAAGCTACGGGCAGAAGAGCAGACATGGCAGATGCTTTTCTATCTTGGTGTTGATGCTTTACGCAAGAGTTTTGAGGTAAGAACAGTGGACTGCTTCAGTGTCTGGACTGCTTAGTTATTAGATGGaatctttccatttttgttgATTGTACCGGGTCTCCTTGCTACACACGGGCTTTTCTCTCCAGTTGTGGAGAGCGGGGCTGACTGCGTGTGGCCTTCTCaccgcagagcacaggctctcggcgcGCGGGCCTCAGGAGTTGCAGCCCGCAGGGTCAGTGGTTGGGCCTCTGGGtctctagagcgcgggctcagtagttgtgctgcaTGGGCTTATCTGCCTCGCCGCGtttggaatcttcccagaccagggatcaaacccttgtccagtgcattagcaggcagatccttatccactggaccaccatggaagttgTGAACTGTGGACTGAATCTTAATGTTAATCACTGCTCTCACCGTGCCTTAGAACTGTGATCCACTGGTCAAAGTTTgtggatttttctttgttttttaaacctgTCACACTGCCAGCCTtgatttttagatattttcagaGTAGAGAACTGAAATTAATGATTATTTAATGAGAAGCTGCTATAAAACATAACTATTGACAAGTTAAAAGCAGCccaaaaataagcataaaaattagaaacatttaATGAGTCCCAGTTTGCCTGCTTCTTTCCAATAGTATGAAGTAAATGCTGTCTGAATGCCATGATGTGAGAGCTACTTTTTAGAAGCACACTGAAGGCTCTTCATAATGCTGGTATTGGGTTTTGTGCTTGTGATTTAGTAATGTCTTTTTTCAGTTATGCTCTGTAGAATATAAATTTTTGGCTAGTGAATATTCTGTTATGTTCTAGGGCATGGTCATAACTGTTTAACTGGTCACCTGTCCCTTTTGAGAATGGTATGAGGTCTATAAACTTTTTCAAAAGTCCATCCTTGGACTTTAAACATTGTTCTGGGGAGTCTGAAATGTGTGTTTGTTCTTGTCGAAAAgatttcttattcctttttttctctttgtatatttATGTCTTCAGAAACTAGATCATTTAATCAGGTTAAATAGTGTTCTCATTGTATGAAGAAATAGGATGAATGTTTACTTTACTTtgttaaaattctgaaatttgaAACTAGAATATTTCTGGATTGAAACTGGAGTATGTGTAAGTCTCCCTTTCCCATAGGAGTTAGTTGTACATTCATTTCCTGTAATTTTAAGACTGTCATCATTTAaggtattaaaatttaaaattctttttgagGACTGCTGGACAAAATTGCAGTTTGAAATGCTAGTTTCTGTGTGTCtgatatcatttaaaattaacaAGTGAGAATTTCCTTGGAGAGGGAAGTTTGAGCCAGTATTCAGTCTCAGCTTTGTTTTTATAATAGATGACTGTGGAAAAAGTACAGGGTATTAGTCGATTGGAACAACTTTGTGAAGAATTTTCAGAAGAGGAACGAGTAAGAGAACTCAAACAAGAAAAGAAGCGCCAGAAACGGAAGAATAGACGAAAAAACAAATGTGTATGTGATATCCCTACTCCCTTACAAACAGCAGATGAAAAGGAAGTAAGCCAAGAGAAGGTAGTATTTTTTGATATTGACTTGACAATATATGGCTTTTTTTCtcgattgcagcactttcactgtgcTTTCTCAGAACCTGGGTTCCTCTGGCTTGTATGTTGGCTTTTTTTCTTACAGTAGTCTGTATAATAATCTctttaatgtcatttattttataaaggcAATGTTCAGTAATTAGTAGTATCTTACTACCTGACCTTAGTATTCTGTTAGATCAAAGCCCAAATGTGAAAAGTTATCTCCATGCATGACCTAGAGCAGTTCTCAACTTTTGGTCTCAGGGTCACTTTGCATTCTTAAAAATTAGGGTGCCCCgtgagcttttgtttatgtgaaTTATACGTATCAGCATTTATTGTATTAGAAATTAAAGTGGAGaaatttaaagttatttgttaattcttttaaaaataataagcctATTAAATGTTAACATGaataacatattttgaaaaagaattgcTTTCTAGGAAAATTTGAGAAGGGtggctttattttatatttttacaaatctCTTTAATATTTGGCTTAAGGAATCAGATAGATTCTCattatctgcttctgcattcagtctGTTTGCATATGTTGCTTGGTTAAAGCATATGAATAAAGTCTGACTTCACTCATATAGTAGGAAAAGGGGAgaggaatattttaatataaacctTTTTAGATAGTTGTAGATATTCTTCTTTGGCATTGTAACTTGACAGGTGGTAATTTCATAAAGATTTTCTATAGTGTGGAACCTGACACCTTAAAGTGACCTTtcatacttttaaattaaaatccattAGCACTTTGAATAGATTTTATTCATGCATTATTCTATAACATCATGCACTGGTCATTTGAAAACATAAtggttcactgagttatgcacATCTCCCCAGATATTGACATTTCATTACATAGTATCAGACAGTCATGTTAAAACCACTGTTCATCCCATTAGAAAGGTCTTGAGCTTCAATCTCATTGTGCTTGTATGTACAAGTTTTCAAAATTCTAATTGTAGtttgaaagtttaaattttatcagTGACAACAaatactgtctttttttcttttaagagctggactgacttcatttatttttgagaaaatgtcttaaatattCAAGTCTGAATAACCATAGTTTGTCTCTTATCCTCTCTTTTAAGTGAAGTTGGTGTTCTAGCTAGTTTAGAACTAGCTAGTTTGAGTTTGCAACTTAAACTATTGCACAAGTACTTCTTGAGACAGTCATACATTGGTATCCATCAAAAATGCTTTAAGCATTCTTCTCATTTCTCACAGACTAATAAAAAGACCTCTACTTCATGAGTTggtatttaataaaatgaatatttttagtgCTGCATGAAAGACATTTATAAGTGAAATATCCttttatctctgtttatttccgATGAGAATGCTTGACAAGTGAAGAATACAGAGACTGTTGGTACACACTTTGGTTGCTTCTGTCTTGGTTTGTGCTAAAGCACCAGCAGCTTTTCCCACCACTGCTTTTATACCATCAGTGTAAGTGTCAAGACAATGAAAAAGGCAAATCACATCTTAGTGTTAGGATGAAAATGGTTTTGACCTAGGGATCCCCTGGAGCCAGCAGACCAGACTTTTGAGAACAGTTGTCCTAGACTTTCCTGATACCATTAAGGTCTTGACTTGGTTCTAGTTGGTTCCtggtttttaaatgaattaatgatcttcatgaaaatagtttttttttttctttaatttttatcgtTATCTAATTAGTTAATGttgaggaaattaaaatatagccattatggagGTAAAGATTTTTACTGTCTCTTAATATTGATCCTTAAAGGAAACAGACTTCATAGAAAACAGCTGCAAAGCCTGTGGCAGCACTGAAGATGGTAATAGTTGTGTAGAAGTAATTGTTACCAATGAAAGTACATCCTGTACCTGTCCTAGCAGTGGCAATCTTTTGGGGTCCCCTAAAATAAAGAAAGGTaagtaaatagtttaaaaaatattaactcttaagtttattctttctttcttttaagtatAAGAGCTTTTAGAGAGCCTGTAACCTAGAGGTTAGGAACTGCTTTATAGACCCAAGAATACCGTATAATGTAGTCAAACACTTACAGTGTTTGGTTtgttaaacaataataaaataaaaaaatgtaagtctccagtcatattttcattgtttaatgTACTTTTTACTTTCAGTAAGCCATCAGTTTTGAAATTCTGATGTAGTCCCCATTTGGGTTATCCTTTGTCTCAGTATATTCATTGGCATGTTAATAGCAACTCGGTTGGTTTGTTCTCAGGCTTGTCGCCACACTGTAATGGCAGTGACTGTGGATACTCATCTAGCATGGAAGGGAGTGAGACAGGCTCTCGGGAGGGCTCAGATGTCGCCTGCACGGAAGGCATTTGTAATCATGACGAGCACGGTAGGTTCAGATCAAGCTTCCCAATTATTTCTGCTACATGGCTGAGTTAAGCACATAAATAAGAAACTACTGATTTCTGCAGGTGATGACTCCTGTGTTCATCACTGTGAAGACAAAGAGGATGATGGCGATAGTTGTGTTGAATGTTGGGCAAATTCTGAAGAGAACAccaccaaaggaaaaaataaaaagaagaaaaagaaaagcaagatgtTGAAATGTGATGAACATGTAAGTGTCATAAAGTGTCATTCTTAAACTTTGGCCCTTTTCCTTGGAGTGGCTTAGTCACTACACACCTTAGTCactaggccttttttttttttagaatgaatACCTATGCAGTTCCATTGGTTGCTCATCTTGTGATTTTTATAGGCATGTGTGTCTGATGTGTGGTCATTTGTCCAACAGTCCGTGTGAGACATAAATCCAGTTCACTTTTTCACAGTAGTTTTTAATCTGTTATCTCTGTAATCTTGAGCAGTTTGCTTGAATTGTTTTCCCtgctgtaaagtggagataatagtGTCAGATCAGAttctgtgaagatgaaatgagattatATTGATGGGTTAGCGTAGTgtttgtgtatgcatgctcagttgggtctgactttttgtgacccccctggactgtagcccaccaggctcctctgttaatggaattttccgagcaagagtactggagtgggttggcattttctactccaggggctcttccccacggAAGGATCGAACCCTTTTCTCTCGTGTTTCTTGtgttggctggcagattctttaccactgagccacctggaagcagAGTGTTAGCTGCGCAGTAAGTGCCGAGTAACTGCCAGGTGCTGCTGCTGTTCCTGGTAAGATCTAACGTACTCTcagggcatttatttttctttaaacaataatCATTGCTATTATGCTCTGCCTCTTGGGGCTtccttggctcagtggtaaagaacctgcctgccaaacaggagactcgggttcgatccctggattaggaagattcccctggagaatcttcaggaaatggcagcctgctccagtattcttgtctgggaaatcccatggacagagctagcctggctggctacagtccatgggggcgcaaagagtcagacacgacttggcaactaaacaaccaccacctgCCTTTTTACCTGAGAGATACTTTTGCTGTGGTTTCAGATCCAAAAGCTTGGAAGCTGTATCACAGATCCAGGTAATCGAGAGACCTCAGGAAATACCGTGCACACAGTGTTTCACCGTGACAAGACCAAAGATGCACATCCTGAAAGCTGTTGCAGCTCTGAAAAGGGTGGGCAGCCACTGCCTTGGTTTGAGCATAGGaaaaatgtaccacagtttgcaGAACCTACAGAAACATCGTTTGGTCCTGATTCTGGAAAAGGTGCCAAGAGCTTAGTTGAACTCCTTGTAAGTAAGCCATGATATCTTTTTGTGGATAACTGATTGCTCATGGGGTAGATGTGGGAGGAGACAGTATTTGAGGGTTTAACATTGGGAATGGGAGGAGGCTTTTAAGCagtatctcattatttttttggTGACTGCATTCCTGCTCTTCCACCATGTAACTGTTCTGGAGCACATTTCCTGTCTTCCTTTGTCTCAAAGGTAGAAGAGACTAGTTGGGAGAGGCACAGAGAGTTAGCATCAAGTCCAAGAGTCTGACTCCTTGGTGGGGGTAATTATAAGCAAGCTGCCTTTCTGAGTGGTAATTAATGGTAGCTAACCTTCCAGACCAGGAAAGTATATAGAATCTGAACTAGAGCCCATTTTCTGGATTACTTCCTTCATGTAACCTTCATGTCATATAGGATAAAAGCATAACTGAACTTGGGGCATCTTGTATAATTGATTTGCAGTCTTTATACTTTAGATGAATTATACCAAGCAACGTGGGGCATAGTTTGTGtggaatttgggggggggggggcaaggaaAGAAAAGGGTGGCATCTTTTCTATAGTCATTATAGGATTCCAAGGGAAACAGATCCTTTAGAATagtagcttttttcttttttatatagttgtaAAGTTTATTGGTGatactgtatattcataagtTTTTAAAAGGTTATATTTTACCTAACTTGTGGAGATAAATAGAGCCAGCCAGAGAAaagtcaaattatttaaaatttggtaGCTATTTATAACCATCTCTAATCACTTTTAAAGGCTAAGGTGTGTTAGTAGTCTGCTTGTAGGCTTCTAGGACAAATTATAGATCGAGTTTTAAATCAAGTTGAGTTGCATTTTATTCTTACTTAGTACTTTCCAAGACAGAATGACATTTTGCTTATCCTGTAAACATTCTATTTAAAGGCTTTATGTGACtgaattaaaactaaaaactagCCTGCTTTAACTTTTAGCTGTCTTCTATTAGCATAGCATTTTGCATTCTTCATTTAAGTCATAGTCTTAACTACTGCTTTAATTTGCAGGATGAGTCTGAATGTACTTCAGATGAGGAAATCTTTATCTCACAAGATGAAATACAGTCATTTATGGCTAATAACCAGTCTTTCTACAGCAATAGAGAACAATACCGACAGCATCTGAAGgagaaatttaataaatactgcCGCTTAAATGATCACAAGAGGCCCATTTGTAGTGGCTGGTTGACAACGGCTGgagcaaattaaataaataaaatagctctGTCTTTCAATGAAACACTCAAGATGACTACTGCgccttctctttcagaaaaacTCTTTAATTTTAGTGACTTATGGCAAAATTTTATCTTAAATCAATGTGATTCTTTCTTGTTTTGGGAGACGGTGGAGGTAACCTCATTAGTTTGTTCTTTCTTCAGGCTTGTGTCTTTAGTTGTGTGGCTGCGCAGGCCTGCCATATGATTTAAGCCATCTCTTTTCATTAA includes:
- the GGNBP2 gene encoding gametogenetin-binding protein 2 isoform X3, whose protein sequence is MARLVAVCRDGEEEFPFERRQIPLYIDDTLTMVMEFPDNVLNLDGHQNNGAQLKQFIQRHSMLKQQDLSIAMVVTSREVLSALSQLVPCVGCRRSVERLFSQLVESGNPALEPLTVGPKGVLSVTRSCMTDAKKLYTLFYVHGSKLNDMIDAIPKSKKNKRCQLHSLDTHKPKPLGEGSSSSVSSEKLSTDKRSSEDRRKDSKCRIIFHYGPFQGTARGCWMDVWELMSQECRDEVVLIDSSCLLETLETYLRKHRFCTDCKNKVLRAYNILIGELDCSKEKGYCAALYEGLRCCPHERHIHVCCETDFIAHLLGRAEPEFAGGYERRERHAKTIDIAQEEVLTCLGIHLYERLHRIWQKLRAEEQTWQMLFYLGVDALRKSFEMTVEKVQGISRLEQLCEEFSEEERVRELKQEKKRQKRKNRRKNKCVCDIPTPLQTADEKEETDFIENSCKACGSTEDGNSCVEVIVTNESTSCTCPSSGNLLGSPKIKKGLSPHCNGSDCGYSSSMEGSETGSREGSDVACTEGICNHDEHGDDSCVHHCEDKEDDGDSCVECWANSEENTTKGKNKKKKKKSKMLKCDEHIQKLGSCITDPGNRETSGNTVHTVFHRDKTKDAHPESCCSSEKGGQPLPWFEHRKNVPQFAEPTETSFGPDSGKGAKSLVELLDESECTSDEEIFISQDEIQSFMANNQSFYSNREQYRQHLKEKFNKYCRLNDHKRPICSGWLTTAGAN
- the GGNBP2 gene encoding gametogenetin-binding protein 2 isoform X2, giving the protein MARLVAVCRDGEEEFPFERRQIPLYIDDTLTMVMEFPDNVLNLDGHQNNGAQLKQFIQRHSMLKQQDLSIAMVVTSREVLSALSQLVPCVGCRRSVERLFSQLVESGNPALEPLTVGPKGVLSVTRSCMTDAKKLYTLFYVHGSKLNDMIDAIPKSKKNKRCQLHSLDTHKPKPLGEGSSSSVSSEKLSTDKRSSEDRRKDSKCRIIFHYGPFQGTARGCWMDVWELMSQECRDEVVLIDSSCLLETLETYLRKHRFCTDCKNKVLRAYNILIGELDCSKEKGYCAALYEGLRCCPHERHIHVCCETDFIAHLLGRAEPEFAGGRRERHAKTIDIAQEEVLTCLGIHLYERLHRIWQKLRAEEQTWQMLFYLGVDALRKSFEMTVEKVQGISRLEQLCEEFSEEERVRELKQEKKRQKRKNRRKNKCVCDIPTPLQTADEKEVSQEKETDFIENSCKACGSTEDGNSCVEVIVTNESTSCTCPSSGNLLGSPKIKKGLSPHCNGSDCGYSSSMEGSETGSREGSDVACTEGICNHDEHGDDSCVHHCEDKEDDGDSCVECWANSEENTTKGKNKKKKKKSKMLKCDEHIQKLGSCITDPGNRETSGNTVHTVFHRDKTKDAHPESCCSSEKGGQPLPWFEHRKNVPQFAEPTETSFGPDSGKGAKSLVELLDESECTSDEEIFISQDEIQSFMANNQSFYSNREQYRQHLKEKFNKYCRLNDHKRPICSGWLTTAGAN
- the GGNBP2 gene encoding gametogenetin-binding protein 2 isoform X1; translated protein: MARLVAVCRDGEEEFPFERRQIPLYIDDTLTMVMEFPDNVLNLDGHQNNGAQLKQFIQRHSMLKQQDLSIAMVVTSREVLSALSQLVPCVGCRRSVERLFSQLVESGNPALEPLTVGPKGVLSVTRSCMTDAKKLYTLFYVHGSKLNDMIDAIPKSKKNKRCQLHSLDTHKPKPLGEGSSSSVSSEKLSTDKRSSEDRRKDSKCRIIFHYGPFQGTARGCWMDVWELMSQECRDEVVLIDSSCLLETLETYLRKHRFCTDCKNKVLRAYNILIGELDCSKEKGYCAALYEGLRCCPHERHIHVCCETDFIAHLLGRAEPEFAGGYERRERHAKTIDIAQEEVLTCLGIHLYERLHRIWQKLRAEEQTWQMLFYLGVDALRKSFEMTVEKVQGISRLEQLCEEFSEEERVRELKQEKKRQKRKNRRKNKCVCDIPTPLQTADEKEVSQEKETDFIENSCKACGSTEDGNSCVEVIVTNESTSCTCPSSGNLLGSPKIKKGLSPHCNGSDCGYSSSMEGSETGSREGSDVACTEGICNHDEHGDDSCVHHCEDKEDDGDSCVECWANSEENTTKGKNKKKKKKSKMLKCDEHIQKLGSCITDPGNRETSGNTVHTVFHRDKTKDAHPESCCSSEKGGQPLPWFEHRKNVPQFAEPTETSFGPDSGKGAKSLVELLDESECTSDEEIFISQDEIQSFMANNQSFYSNREQYRQHLKEKFNKYCRLNDHKRPICSGWLTTAGAN